The DNA region GCAGTGCCTCCAGCTTGATGCAATCAGAAGTGTTGCCCACAAAAGTGTCCATGCTCTGGGCACCTCACCTGGCCACAGGGACCCCAGCCTTGGGAAAGGAGGATCTCAGCTGGTAGGGACAGCCAGAGCTGGTGCTGGTCCATGCCCATCAAGGCTTGTTGTAGATCCCTGTTGGCATCATGGCTAATCCCCAGACATCACCTTCAGAGTATCGATTATTGGAAATCAACTCCCTGCTTCTCCCCACCTGAGTCTGCAGCAGGCGCCTGGTTCCAGTGCTCCCCATCTCTGTTCCCCCCCAGtctgggctgcaggagccccTCTGCCCTTCCCCTCCCAAGGCCCAGCATCTGTCATCAAGGTCCGAGCAACGGCACGGGGGTCTGAGCCCTGCCACCCCCCACTCCCGCCCTGGGCTGAAGGAGATGCCAGCCCTCGCCCCAGTTGGCAGCCAGGGGCTGCGTTGCGTGACGTGTTTACATAGGTGCAATTAGCATGTACAGGGCTGTAATTGGCCTCTTCTTCCGCTCTGTTGCTTTTGCACTGGGCACGCAGGATCCAGACCAACTCTAAGCTGCCCTGCAAAAACTCTGCTCGTGCTTTTAAAAAGGAAGTGCCTGTCATTGCAGAGATGACTCCAGCCTGGTCTCAGccaccagcagcatctcccagccTGGCTGTTCCATGCCCCAAGCCCTGCTGGGGACATCGGCGTGCTGCTGCCCAGACCCATCGGTTCATCTCTGACCCTCAGGACAGAAGCTTGCGAGCAGAGAGCTCCACTAGTGCTTTCCCATAAGCACACccccccagggctctggggcaaacagtcacagaatcacagaatcccagcgtggcaggggttggaaggtacctctggggatcacccagtccaaccccctgcccaagcagggtcacccagagcaggctgcacagcaccgcgtccaggcggggctggaatatctccagagaaggagactccacaacctccctgggcagcctgggccagggctccgtcaccttcagagggaagaagttcttcctcgggttcagctggagcttcctctgcttcagtttgtacccattgccccttgtcctgtcgctgggcaccactggaaagagtctggccccgtcctcctgacccccaccctgcagatatttagaggcatttctaaggtcccctctcaacctcctcttctccaggctgaacaagcccagctccctcagcctctcctcataggacagatgctccagtcccctcatcatctttgtaccATACTGGGGAGAAGCATCGCATCACTCAGGCCgaacccagcagccctgctcctcaccTGACACCACCTATTTTCAGCAAAACCACTCTGCATCTCCCCCCGCTCCACTTCCCTCCATGCCCATGGCTGATCTTTCCACCCACGCCTTCTCCCTGTCCCTGCTGACGTGGGTGCAAGCAGGAACCTCTGGGCTCCCGGCTGTGCCATGCTCTCCGTGCTGCCCACTGCAGGGTACCCCACTTCAAACAGGGTGACCCAGAGAGGGCTCCAAGGGTTGCTTCCACCATGGGTGTTGCAATCCCCATTGCTTCATCCCCTCATTCCTCTTGTTATATTCAAGCTAAGATCGGGCCGTATCCTGAGCCCACTCTTACTGTCCACCCCATCCCCAGGTgactcctctcctccttcttctgtttctgtctgtATGGATATGGAAAACTTCATGCACCAGCCCAGTTGCCCATCAAAGTCAGCTCAGCTTTTGGATGGTGTCCTTCACTTCTGCTCTTGCTGCAGTGCCTGTCCAGTCTCACGGCCCCTTGAGATGCTCCCAGCTGGAGATGTGCATTCATGCTGCAACCCAACGTGGCTCTTATGCTCCACATCATTgaggagctgcttctccagcttcaGCAGGAACCAGGCTGAGCTTTGCTGCAGGGGAAGATCTGTGCCAGCAACAGCTCAGTCCTGGGCTCGGGGAGGAtaagccctgctttccacagggaCCCCAGGAGACACACAGGGCAGTCCTCGTGCCCatggggggagaaggaggggatTTAAGGTGCAACTGCCCCAGCACCATCTTTCTGTGTGTTCTGAGCTCCAGATGACCACCAGCCCTGATGTCTCCTGCTAGGATCTCTTCTTTTAAGACAAAGCCTCCTGAGAACTGGCCTGTAACCCCACTGcagtcagagcagagctgtcaccCCCTGAGTGGGGTTGGGAGGTAGCAGAGGCAGGGGACACCTTCCAGCACCTAAAATGCATCCGCCCCTCTTTTCCTGGTGAGCAGATTGGGCACTGAACCCTGGGGAACCTCATACTCACCCACGCTGCATCCCCATTACCAGGCTGCTGCCCTGACCGCATCCCCACCAGAAGCGAGCCGCAGGCCAGGTCCAGCTCTCCCCATGCCATGCTCAGCCCAGGAGCATCCACTCTGCTTCCCAGCACCAACCATCAGCAGCTCCCTACATTGCCCCAGCACCCATGGCAGGCACTGATATTCCTCCTCCCACGCTGGATGCAAGAggctcatcccccccccccacctcagctTGGAGGGAGCCCTGCACTCAGGCAAGAAGCCAGCAGTCTGGGTAATTACAGATGCTTAATTAGTGACAGCAGGGCGCTTTCTTAACAAAGCAAATTAATTACAGGCAATGTGCTGTATTGAGATCTGAAGGGACTAATGAAGACCAGGGACCACCTGGGCTGGCATCAACTGGCCCCCTCCCACCCGTGGGGACACAGCTCATGCCACCAAGTCCTCACGGCTTGGCAGAGACATGTTGTCCAGCCAGGACTGGGATGTCACCAATAACCTGCTGGGGAAAAGAACTCTGCAAAGCATGGCGATAAAGCCTGTCCCTGTCTGGGGTCATGCTGTCACCTGGGGTTTGGTGACAGGCTTCGTGACAACCACTGCCTTGGGGCGGCCCGTGGGGAGGAAGCCACGTTGGCTTCCTCTCCACAAGCAGCCCCGAAACTATGGGTACCATGGAGCTACCATGCTCAGCACCTGCAGGATCTTCTGCAGTTGAGGGGTGGGACGTGCAGGAGAAACCATCTTGGGAAGCATGGAGCTCACAGCCTCCCCTCCGCCACGTCGTAGTACTCTGCGGAGAGAGAAGGGGACCTGCAGGATGTGCAAGGGCCACCCCTGGGATCTGATGGAtggagggagtggggagggctCAGCCTTTAACCGGGGGCTGCCCGGATGTTGCACGCTTGAGGGCAAGGTGTCTTTTCTTGAGGGACTTGAGGAGAACATGGCCTTACCCGATGCTGGTGGGACATTGGCTCCCACAGTCCCCGTGGCgctgggaggtggaggggggggcACCGCACTGCTGGAAAGGAGCAAGGACAGGAGTAAATGCTAGCCTGGCATTGTCCCAGCTTGGGTTGGAGGTCCAGTTAAACTTGGGTTGGAGGTCCAGGAGGATGCagggacacacacacagccccGTGCCGGGTGGCACAAAGCAGCACCCTCATTACTCACACCTCCCTATCCTCAGCTAATGAGCCGGTGCCCAGGTACCGCACAGCTGCCGGTCCCCGATCCCGTGCTGGCACCGGCCACaccaggacaggagcagggccgGGATAGGGGACATAGTGATGATGGAAAACCacggcctcctcttcctctccagtcTGCAAAGGGACTGCCGTCACCTGCGGGAAGGAACAGAAGGGAAGGCTGTGCCGGGCCCATTTCAGCAGCCGTCTCCCCGGGGCACCACTCCCCAAAGCACCAGCGAGAGGGTTCCCGTGGAGTCGTGCTTGGCTGCGATGCTGCAGGCACGACACGGCTCTCCCAGGGTCCGGCTGGGTGGGCTTGATCCCACACAAAGCCCCACGGTCAGCCAGCGTGGGAACCTGgctgctggggacatggggaggtgGCAGCCCCACAGATGGGACCTCAAaatgctgctgggaagagctcGTTTGATCTGGCTGCTGAGATGAGACAGGCAGGGTCCAGTCTTGGCCAGCATGGTGAACtggtgggcactgggagggcagcaTGGGAGGGTGCGTGCGTGGAGAAGCCAGCTGGCAGCGAGCAAGGCAGCTGCCCGCAGCCCAGCTCTCGCCCCCGCCGAGAAAGCAGCATTTGTTTCCCCCCACGGAGATTAAATGTTTAATATGATTTTGGTTCGAGATGGACTTTTAAATGAAAGCCCTTGCAGAGCCATCCTGCCTAATGAATAGCGTTCAGCCTCACTGCTCGGCTGCGGCAGCCCAgcgctgctccctgcctgctcctggctaAATCCCCTCCAAGCAGCCTGGATGTGatctgtgctggcagagctgggggtcAAACCAGCACAAAAAGCCCCCAGACCCCAAGGGGCTTCAGAGCCTGGCTCAGTCCACCCAGCTTCTGCGCCCAGAGGGGTCCCACACTGTGCCAAAGCAGGACACAGGCATCCCGCTCTCCTGAGCAGCTCTGGAGAGGTCCCTTTGCCCACCTCTTCGGTCTTTTTGGTCCTCTTTGGTCCTATGGTCCCTTTGCCCATCTAGCATCCCTAACCCTTACCTGGGCAGTGGCTGGGGATGGCCCAAACCCGAAGGACGTCAGTGCCGATACAGCCAGGCTGTTCATCACCACCTGGTGCATTTGGGAGTTTTGAATCATCATCAGCTCGATTAAATCTGCCGGAGAGTAAGGGGCTCTGCATCAGAGAGAGATCAGAGCAAGGGTACAAGGAACGCAGCCGTGGGATGAGTGCCTGGGGTGGGGCGGCACCAAGGCTTGTCCCTGTGCCCAAGCACTGGGAGCTAAGCCAGAATCTCCCCACCCCAATTTGGAAGGCCCATGtggcatttaaaaattattttgcttggaTAAAGCTTTAAAATAGCCATATTTCAGCCTTTTCTTATTTGCAAATGTGATTAAACATCTGGTCTGGCTTGCTGAAGGCTGCTCACAAAAGGTGATTAGTGGTGCTGGAGGCATCAGACTTTCCGCCCATTCGGAGGAGAATTGCCGTGGTCCTGGCAGTGCTCAGCGGCTTGGCAAGTCTCTGCCTTGGCACGGGGCAGCAGAACCGGAGTCCTTGGGGTGGCACCGCATGGGGGGCACGCCAGGGTCGGCTCCGCTTTGCACCACATCACGCACGGGGCAGCTCAGAAACCCCccccagggagctggggctggaacgTGGGGGCTGCTCCATTCCCAGGAGCAAGCACCTACGGAGCTGGCTCCAGAAGAACAGGCTGGGGATGCTTGGTgcttccccagcccctgcctggctccgcagaAGGAGCTGGGACCCGGGGCAGCTATGCACATACAGATTATCATCCCAGTCCCCTTGGCTGGATGCCCAAGCTGCGGGGCGGCTGCTGAGGGCAATCTGGCTGCGGGGTCTGGCTCTGCATCCCCATTAAAACATCATCCCCATTAAAACATCCTCATTAAAACATCCTCATTAAAACATCCCCATTTGCCACAGGCACGAAGTTCCCCTGCGAAATGCCTGTAAGCCTGCCGGAGGGGCTGCCTCCCAGATCCTGCTGGCTTTGTGCACGAGACCCATGAGCCCCCATCCGCTGGAACCCTGGGAGAAAGGGGGTTTGGGCATCCCCGCGTCCCACGTACTGATCCCAACACGCTCTCCCGGCTGCAGGGACGGGCTCCCGGGGCACCCGAGAGGCAGCCAGCCCTCCAGCAAGAAGCATTGCAGCACGGCCCGGGAGGtggccggagccggagccgcgagGAGCGAGCGGGCCAGCAGCCAGGCATTGAACCGGGCACAGCAAGCACGCGAAGGGCTGGTGGCTCTTAATGGATCCCATCCCGCTGGAAAGGCAGCCAGCCCCCAccgcagggctgcgagaggccggGCTGGGGTCTCCGTTTTCTTTCCACACCAGTTTTGAGCACTCCCTTTCCTTTGTGTGTTTTTCAAGACAGCTCAACCTTCCCCTGCTCCCCGCAACGCTGCACGGCTTCACCCACAACGCGTCCCAGGGACCACAAGCCCCCCCCCGtctctgctctctgctcccccagcccagatTGCTGGATCCTGGGTTGCACAAGGTTGGGTGAAGCCACTATAGACTGTCAGTCTTTGCTCCAGCCTGCTGCATCCCACGGGCTCTGGGGGTGGCACATGtcccccccccagtgccacccagcaTGGCCAAGGAGCCTGCATCACCCTGCCTTCCCCTGGCGATGCTCCCTACACCCTGGGGTTTCAGAGAGCAAAAAGAGGTGGATTTCTGAAAACAGCCCCAAACCATTCCCTGGGAGCATCCCAGCGTGGCCAAAGCCAGCCCAGGCTTCAAGGTTGGGAAAACCACCAAAAATCACAGCCCGTGGGGCAGAGCAACCATCACAGCACGGTGTGGCCGGCCCTGCGAGGCTGCGAGGGGTGGGCAcagccccctgcctgcccctCATCCTGAAAGGGCTGGGAAAAAACAGAACAGGATGAAGCTAAGCTGGTTTTAATGCTGACCTCTACAACGTCTACCATCACGCACCTCCCCGGACGTACGGGGGTccagcggcgggggccggggcagccacGGTCCCGGGAAGCTGCTGGAGGATCATCACCGGCTGCTGGGGCACCGGCACGGCCCCATGGGGAGGTCGCTCAGGTCGCAGCTGaaaggcaggaggggaaggaaaaccccaGGGATCTCCCACTCTTGGTTTAATTTATTGGCCGGTTagtgctggaggagaggggagaggagctggtggcagggaggagagcagcgctggccccggggggagcagggatgggagcCTGGGAGGAGGGGGTGGCTTGCACTGACCCCCTTCTTtccagggctgcagccctgcaaacCCGGATGAATTGCACGCCTGGCAAGTCCCCACCCCTGGGGACATGTCCCCGTGCAGATGTCACCTTCCCCGGGCCCTGAggtctgcagggagcagggaggcaTTTTGCAAAGAGCAGCTTTTCTGCCCCAGACCCCAGTGCCACCCAAAACCCCGACCCtatcccttctctcctcccacccaTCCCATTTTCCCCACCCTACCATCGTGATCCCTGACTGTCCCATAAATCCAGAGCTCCTCTCCAGGGCTTACCCCG from Opisthocomus hoazin isolate bOpiHoa1 chromosome 26, bOpiHoa1.hap1, whole genome shotgun sequence includes:
- the PRR29 gene encoding proline-rich protein 29 isoform X3, with protein sequence MILQQLPGTVAAPAPAAGPPYVRGDLIELMMIQNSQMHQVVMNSLAVSALTSFGFGPSPATAQVTAVPLQTGEEEEAVVFHHHYVPYPGPAPVLVWPVPARDRGPAAVRYLGTGSLAEDREQCGAPPSTSQRHGDCGSQCPTSIGVLRRGGGEAVSSMLPKMVSPARPTPQLQKILQVLSMVAPWYP
- the PRR29 gene encoding proline-rich protein 29 isoform X2 → MEVGAAGDPQGVWGDTTAGTYVIPHGLRPERPPHGAVPVPQQPVMILQQLPGTVAAPAPAAGPPYVRGDLIELMMIQNSQMHQVVMNSLAVSALTSFGFGPSPATAQVTAVPLQTGEEEEAVVFHHHYVPYPGPAPVLVWPVPARDRGPAAVRYLGTGSLAEDREVAVPPPPPPSATGTVGANVPPASEYYDVAEGRL
- the PRR29 gene encoding proline-rich protein 29 isoform X1, which encodes MEVGAAGDPQGVWGDTTAGTYVIPHGLRPERPPHGAVPVPQQPVMILQQLPGTVAAPAPAAGPPYVRGDLIELMMIQNSQMHQVVMNSLAVSALTSFGFGPSPATAQVTAVPLQTGEEEEAVVFHHHYVPYPGPAPVLVWPVPARDRGPAAVRYLGTGSLAEDREVSAVPPPPPPSATGTVGANVPPASEYYDVAEGRL